One region of Kineococcus rhizosphaerae genomic DNA includes:
- a CDS encoding STAS domain-containing protein — MDGTALEHGGDGPVLVLDDDGLRQGLSALRRHAGPLLDADPTGLVVDVSRLSSLSSTTVAVLLRTRRLCRARGGRLTLQAPQRHVVAILRRAGLEELFDMSTADTAGADVGAAVPGRRDPVPAVGGG, encoded by the coding sequence GTGGACGGGACTGCGCTCGAGCACGGGGGGGACGGTCCCGTCCTGGTCCTCGACGACGACGGGCTGCGCCAGGGGCTGAGCGCCCTGCGCCGGCACGCCGGGCCGTTGCTGGACGCCGACCCCACCGGGCTCGTGGTGGACGTGAGCCGGTTGTCGAGCCTGTCCTCGACGACCGTCGCGGTCCTCCTGCGCACGCGCAGGCTCTGCCGCGCCCGCGGGGGTCGGCTGACTCTGCAGGCGCCGCAGCGCCACGTCGTCGCGATCCTGCGCCGTGCCGGGCTCGAGGAGCTCTTCGACATGAGCACCGCCGACACGGCTGGCGCCGACGTGGGTGCTGCGGTGCCTGGCCGCCGAGACCCCGTACCCGCCGTTGGTGGCGGGTGA
- a CDS encoding MFS transporter produces the protein MQTSAPAPQRARRTAVVLLAGLLLVSCAMRAPLTGVGSVLDEISGDLGLSAAAAGALTSLPLLAFAGSSLVVPALARRLGQRPTLVLALFLLALGAGLRWVPGVVPLFAGTAVVGVAIAVANVLMPALIRTEFPGRIPLLTSTYVVLMQVVGSLASGLAVPLSESLAGGWRTAIVVWAAPALLAAVLWLPLVRDHRAATAHGRARTPWRSPLAWAVTAFMGSQSILFYVLLSWLATIARDRSGLDPTEAGVLLSVLQVAGVVGSLLAPAVAGRSVTRTRWAAVGSTVLSAAGLATLLLAPGAAHAAVVLLGLGGGGSVVLALAAVSSRAADGAGAVALSGMAQAVGYGAAAVGPVLFGALHSVTGSWTLPLAVLTAVAVVQLVPAWAANRDATVRA, from the coding sequence ATGCAGACCTCCGCACCCGCCCCCCAGCGCGCCCGCCGCACCGCCGTCGTCCTGCTCGCCGGGCTGCTGCTCGTCAGCTGCGCGATGCGCGCGCCCCTCACCGGGGTCGGGTCCGTCCTCGACGAGATCTCCGGCGACCTCGGGCTGTCCGCCGCCGCCGCCGGCGCCCTGACGTCGCTGCCGCTGCTGGCCTTCGCCGGCAGCTCGCTCGTCGTCCCCGCGCTCGCGCGGCGGCTCGGGCAACGGCCCACGCTCGTCCTCGCCCTGTTCCTGCTGGCCCTCGGCGCGGGGCTGCGGTGGGTGCCCGGCGTCGTCCCGCTGTTCGCCGGGACCGCCGTCGTCGGCGTCGCCATCGCCGTCGCGAACGTCCTCATGCCCGCCCTCATCCGCACCGAGTTCCCCGGCCGCATCCCGCTGCTCACCAGCACGTACGTCGTGCTCATGCAGGTCGTCGGGAGCCTGGCCTCCGGCCTGGCCGTCCCGCTGTCGGAGTCCCTCGCCGGGGGCTGGCGCACCGCCATCGTCGTGTGGGCGGCCCCGGCGCTGCTCGCCGCCGTCCTGTGGCTGCCGCTCGTGCGCGACCACCGCGCCGCCACCGCCCACGGGCGCGCCCGAACCCCGTGGCGCTCCCCGCTGGCCTGGGCCGTGACCGCCTTCATGGGCTCGCAGTCGATCCTCTTCTACGTCCTGCTGTCCTGGCTCGCGACCATCGCCCGCGACCGCTCGGGCCTGGACCCCACCGAGGCCGGCGTGCTGCTGTCCGTCCTGCAGGTCGCCGGTGTCGTCGGGTCCCTGCTCGCCCCCGCGGTCGCCGGCCGGTCCGTCACCCGCACCCGCTGGGCCGCCGTCGGCTCCACCGTCCTGTCGGCGGCCGGCCTCGCGACCCTGCTGCTGGCCCCCGGCGCCGCCCACGCCGCCGTCGTCCTGCTCGGCCTCGGCGGCGGCGGTTCGGTCGTGCTGGCGCTCGCGGCCGTCTCCTCGCGGGCGGCGGACGGGGCCGGCGCGGTCGCGCTGTCGGGCATGGCCCAGGCCGTCGGGTACGGCGCGGCGGCCGTCGGGCCCGTCCTCTTCGGCGCGCTGCACTCGGTTACGGGGAGCTGGACGCTGCCGCTGGCGGTCCTGACGGCCGTCGCCGTGGTGCAGCTCGTGCCCGCCTGGGCGGCGAACCGGGACGCGACGGTCCGGGCCTGA
- a CDS encoding GerMN domain-containing protein: MKAAGVARSRPGPAAVLGAGLALALLPALSACGVPSGGRARTIDPSQVPYVLTAPSQPAAVGSAPPPAPAAGDEPRTYFVDRDLHLTPVAADSADTAADVLEQLTSGPTDAQRAAGLQSTIGPQVALRLTSIDDGVALVDVTDLSQALPADRLPLAVGQIVLTLTSAPGVDAVRLQRDGTDREVPLPGGALTAADLAAADYASLLTTP, encoded by the coding sequence GTGAAGGCGGCGGGCGTCGCCCGGTCCCGGCCCGGTCCCGCGGCGGTGCTCGGAGCAGGGCTGGCCCTGGCGCTGCTCCCGGCGCTGTCGGCGTGCGGCGTCCCCAGCGGAGGCCGGGCCCGGACGATCGACCCCTCGCAGGTCCCGTACGTCCTGACCGCACCGTCGCAGCCCGCCGCGGTGGGTTCCGCGCCACCTCCGGCACCGGCCGCCGGCGACGAACCGCGGACGTACTTCGTGGACCGTGACCTCCACCTGACCCCGGTGGCCGCCGACTCCGCGGACACCGCCGCCGACGTCCTGGAGCAGTTGACCTCGGGCCCCACCGACGCCCAGCGAGCGGCCGGGTTGCAGAGCACGATCGGCCCGCAGGTCGCTCTCCGTCTCACCTCGATCGACGACGGAGTCGCGCTGGTGGACGTCACGGACCTGTCGCAGGCCCTGCCTGCGGACCGCCTGCCGCTGGCCGTCGGGCAGATCGTCCTGACCCTGACCTCCGCTCCGGGGGTCGACGCCGTCCGTCTGCAACGCGACGGCACGGACCGGGAGGTCCCCCTGCCCGGCGGTGCGCTGACCGCCGCCGACCTCGCGGCCGCGGACTACGCCTCGCTCCTCACCACCCCCTGA
- a CDS encoding aldehyde dehydrogenase family protein — translation MGPPLGRLRRGRPARSTFPRRRREGATVVMRGLRPQGPGWHHPLALLTGTTPRVRVSDEEVFGPVAVLSTVSSRQEAIDITSHPQRVGVEHLGGGRRGAAAANSPTWACTPSRTASGRPAANKASATPPASPGRVRAWDRAR, via the coding sequence GTGGGACCACCTCTCGGACGCCTGCGCCGGGGCCGGCCGGCTCGAAGCACATTTCCGCGACGCCGTCGAGAAGGGGCGACCGTCGTCATGCGCGGGCTACGGCCACAGGGGCCGGGCTGGCACCACCCGCTGGCGCTGCTGACCGGAACCACCCCGCGGGTGCGAGTCTCCGACGAGGAGGTCTTCGGGCCGGTGGCTGTGCTGTCCACCGTCTCCAGCCGCCAGGAGGCCATCGACATCACCAGTCACCCCCAACGGGTTGGGGTCGAGCACCTGGGCGGAGGACGAAGAGGAGCTGCGGCCGCGAACTCACCGACCTGGGCGTGCACACCGTCACGAACGGCGTCGGGCCGCCCAGCGGCGAACAAGGCCAGCGCGACGCCTCCAGCGTCTCCAGGGCGGGTCCGTGCCTGGGACCGAGCCCGGTGA
- a CDS encoding cation:proton antiporter, whose translation MDDVVLLGLLVLGLIVLTPLAERIEVPQPVLLTVYGLVLGLVPHVPAPDLAPDLILPLVLPPLLFAATQTTTVRELRQAARPVLGLAVGLTLLTAAAVAVVGHALGLPWAVAVVLGGVVAPPDPVAASAVAGRLHLPARLVSVLEGEGQFNDATALVVYQVSVMAVVAGGVSVGQIGWALLLAVAGGLVLGLVGGWLARWALGHLHDPAAETTVTIALPFALYVVAEQVQASGVLAVLVAGLFLRARVSDQVTSAGWLLGRSVWQYVEFAVSGLLFAFLGVELTSVLEEDDTLGRSSTWTLTGAVLAVLVLLRVGAMFTASAVAGHRARRAESATPAGWREAAVTSWAGMRGVVTVATALALPASVAGGGDFPHRQEVVTVALVVVIATLVLQGLTLAPLIRGLGVASDADPAADVRHLHHLAAGAGLRFLTTGSGAAGRGDRREPDAEEVPAEVRRAVVEQYEGRLHYREAVDDLLETETGGQDAGQHLRRLLARASEAEREAVLQARRRGEVGTAAAEDVLFDIEARALRYEP comes from the coding sequence GTGGACGACGTCGTGCTGCTGGGCCTGCTGGTGCTCGGGTTGATCGTGCTCACCCCCTTGGCCGAGCGGATCGAGGTGCCGCAGCCGGTGCTGCTGACCGTCTACGGGCTGGTCCTGGGTCTGGTGCCACACGTGCCCGCCCCCGACCTGGCTCCAGACCTGATCCTGCCGCTGGTGCTGCCCCCGCTGTTGTTCGCCGCGACCCAGACCACCACCGTGCGCGAGCTGCGCCAGGCCGCCCGCCCCGTCCTCGGACTGGCCGTCGGGTTGACGTTGCTGACCGCAGCCGCCGTGGCGGTCGTGGGACACGCCCTGGGGTTGCCGTGGGCGGTGGCCGTGGTCCTGGGCGGCGTCGTGGCCCCGCCGGACCCGGTCGCGGCCAGCGCCGTCGCCGGCCGGCTGCACCTGCCGGCCCGCCTGGTGAGCGTCCTGGAGGGCGAGGGGCAGTTCAACGACGCCACCGCCCTGGTCGTCTACCAGGTCTCGGTCATGGCGGTCGTGGCCGGTGGGGTGTCGGTCGGTCAGATCGGCTGGGCCCTGCTGCTGGCCGTGGCCGGCGGGCTCGTCCTGGGCCTGGTCGGTGGATGGCTGGCGCGGTGGGCGCTCGGGCACCTGCACGACCCCGCGGCCGAGACCACCGTGACCATCGCGCTGCCCTTCGCCCTGTACGTCGTGGCCGAGCAGGTCCAGGCCTCGGGAGTGCTGGCGGTGCTGGTGGCCGGCCTGTTCCTCCGCGCCCGGGTGTCCGACCAGGTCACCTCCGCCGGGTGGTTGCTGGGCCGCTCGGTGTGGCAGTACGTCGAGTTCGCCGTCAGCGGTCTGCTGTTCGCCTTCCTGGGCGTGGAACTCACCAGCGTGCTGGAGGAGGACGACACCCTGGGCCGCTCGTCCACGTGGACGCTGACCGGGGCGGTGCTGGCGGTGCTGGTCCTGCTGCGCGTCGGAGCCATGTTCACCGCCAGCGCCGTGGCCGGGCACCGTGCCCGCCGCGCCGAGTCTGCGACCCCCGCCGGGTGGCGGGAGGCCGCGGTGACCTCCTGGGCGGGCATGCGCGGGGTGGTGACGGTGGCCACTGCCTTGGCCCTGCCGGCGAGCGTGGCCGGAGGGGGGGACTTCCCCCACCGGCAGGAGGTGGTGACGGTGGCGCTGGTCGTCGTCATCGCCACCCTGGTGCTGCAAGGGCTGACCTTGGCCCCCCTGATCCGCGGGCTGGGAGTGGCCAGCGACGCCGATCCCGCCGCCGACGTCCGTCACCTGCACCACCTGGCCGCCGGCGCTGGGCTGCGGTTCCTCACCACCGGGAGCGGTGCCGCTGGGCGAGGGGACCGGCGGGAGCCGGACGCGGAGGAGGTACCGGCCGAGGTGCGCCGCGCGGTGGTGGAGCAGTACGAGGGACGCCTGCACTACCGCGAGGCGGTCGACGACCTGCTCGAGACCGAGACCGGGGGTCAGGACGCCGGTCAGCACCTGCGTCGGCTGCTCGCGCGGGCCAGCGAGGCCGAGCGGGAGGCGGTCCTGCAGGCACGCCGCCGCGGCGAGGTCGGCACGGCTGCCGCCGAGGACGTCCTGTTCGACATCGAGGCCCGCGCGTTGCGCTACGAGCCGTAG
- a CDS encoding NAD-dependent epimerase/dehydratase family protein: MRIFFTGGSGKAGHHVAPYLASKGHQVTNADLTPLRHPDVADLRVDLTDAGQVYSALAGTPADDLDTPGPSTGGGSAYDAVVHFAAIPSMFLAPEATTFQTNIAAHYNVLEAATRLGIRKVVFASSETTYGICFARGERKPLYVPVDEEHPVVPEDSYAISKVAGEVVSRSFQARTGADVYGFRINNVIEPHEYAEKFPAFLADPSLRRRNVFAYIDVRDLGLATERALLTDGLGFEVFNVANADMSVAATTQEVIDTFYAGVEVRREMGRDETFYSIDKARDLLGFSPQHSWRDVLEDPRAQG, translated from the coding sequence ATGCGGATCTTCTTCACCGGGGGCAGCGGCAAGGCCGGTCACCACGTCGCCCCGTACCTGGCCTCGAAGGGGCACCAGGTCACCAACGCCGACCTCACCCCGTTGCGCCACCCCGACGTCGCCGACCTGCGGGTCGACCTGACCGACGCCGGCCAGGTCTACTCCGCCCTGGCGGGCACCCCCGCCGACGACCTCGACACCCCCGGCCCCAGCACGGGCGGGGGCTCGGCCTACGACGCGGTCGTCCACTTCGCCGCGATCCCCAGCATGTTCCTGGCCCCCGAGGCCACGACGTTCCAGACGAACATCGCCGCCCACTACAACGTGCTGGAGGCCGCGACCCGGCTCGGCATCCGCAAGGTGGTCTTCGCCTCCTCGGAGACCACCTACGGGATCTGCTTCGCCCGCGGGGAGCGCAAACCCCTGTACGTGCCCGTCGACGAGGAGCACCCCGTCGTGCCGGAGGACTCCTACGCCATCTCCAAGGTGGCCGGGGAGGTCGTGTCGCGCTCCTTCCAGGCCCGCACCGGCGCCGACGTCTACGGGTTCCGGATCAACAACGTCATCGAGCCCCACGAGTACGCCGAGAAGTTCCCGGCCTTCCTGGCCGACCCGTCGCTGCGGCGGCGCAACGTCTTCGCGTACATCGACGTCCGCGACCTCGGGCTGGCGACCGAGCGGGCCCTGCTGACCGACGGCCTGGGGTTCGAGGTCTTCAACGTCGCGAACGCGGACATGTCGGTGGCCGCGACCACGCAGGAGGTCATCGACACCTTCTACGCCGGGGTCGAGGTGCGCCGGGAGATGGGCCGCGACGAGACCTTCTACAGCATCGACAAGGCCCGGGACCTGCTCGGGTTCTCCCCGCAGCACTCCTGGCGCGACGTGCTGGAGGACCCGCGCGCGCAGGGCTGA
- a CDS encoding PRC-barrel domain-containing protein, with the protein MSDERARILTGLSDSGRTVADPAQDVRGLTVRDTSGEELGKVADLMVDAEADQVRMLRIEHGGLLGIGAETLLLPVEAVVTIADDEVIVDQTRDRVASAPAYEPELADQTGYYDNLYGYYGYTPYWAPGAGGQPWFPPRP; encoded by the coding sequence ATGAGCGACGAACGAGCCCGCATCCTGACCGGTCTGTCCGACAGCGGCCGCACCGTCGCCGACCCCGCCCAGGACGTGCGCGGACTGACCGTGCGCGACACCTCCGGTGAGGAACTGGGAAAGGTCGCCGACTTGATGGTGGACGCCGAAGCCGACCAGGTGCGGATGCTGCGGATCGAACACGGCGGGCTGCTCGGCATCGGAGCCGAGACACTCCTCCTACCGGTGGAGGCGGTCGTCACGATCGCCGACGACGAGGTCATCGTCGACCAGACCCGCGACCGGGTCGCCTCCGCCCCGGCCTACGAGCCGGAGCTGGCCGATCAGACCGGTTACTACGACAACCTCTACGGGTACTACGGCTACACCCCGTACTGGGCGCCTGGAGCCGGCGGCCAACCGTGGTTCCCGCCTCGCCCCTGA
- a CDS encoding sensor histidine kinase has translation MFTIGAAVLAVVGALSTYAIARGYLLSQRENSATRQTFADASFVQEGLRTSGVQVSDVLGSVSSPAGSAVLVHREGQWYSSSLDVAADGLPATVTDGVQAGDAGLAWTTIAGDAVLVVGVPLPAVDAGFFEVVRTDELSRTLSTLRFALTGCAVLIASGGAALGSWTSRRAVAPLHAVARAAASIAGGQTGTRLETTEDPDLATIVGSFNSMVDALEEEIERQSRFSADVSHELRSPLTTLVTGVEVLNRRRAELPERSRRALDLVSRELDRFTRTVDDLLELGRLEAGVADHERVLVDAVDLVRQVLSRTHRESTLFVAPAEPVLVIVDKEQVARALVNLLENADRHGGGSTGVGLQVRGASAVITVDDDGPGVPPQERERIFERFARAGSRRALPGSGLGLSLVAETVRGHGGSVRCTCSPSGGARFLLRLPLPDDGVRA, from the coding sequence ATGTTCACCATCGGAGCCGCCGTCCTGGCCGTGGTGGGAGCGTTGAGCACGTACGCCATCGCCCGCGGGTACCTGCTGAGCCAGCGGGAGAACTCCGCGACGCGGCAGACGTTCGCGGACGCCTCCTTCGTGCAGGAGGGGCTGCGCACCTCCGGGGTGCAGGTCAGCGACGTCCTGGGCTCGGTGAGCAGCCCGGCGGGCTCCGCCGTGCTCGTGCACCGCGAGGGGCAGTGGTACTCCTCCAGCCTGGACGTCGCCGCCGACGGCCTGCCGGCCACGGTGACCGACGGCGTGCAGGCCGGGGACGCCGGACTGGCCTGGACGACGATCGCCGGGGACGCCGTCCTGGTCGTCGGCGTACCGCTGCCGGCCGTCGACGCCGGCTTCTTCGAGGTGGTGCGGACGGATGAACTGAGCCGCACCCTGTCCACCCTGCGGTTCGCGCTGACCGGCTGCGCCGTGCTCATCGCCTCCGGAGGCGCCGCGCTCGGTTCGTGGACCTCCCGACGGGCCGTCGCCCCCCTGCACGCCGTGGCCCGGGCGGCGGCCTCCATCGCCGGCGGCCAGACGGGGACCCGACTGGAGACGACGGAGGACCCGGACCTGGCGACCATCGTCGGATCGTTCAACAGCATGGTGGACGCGCTGGAGGAGGAGATCGAACGGCAGTCCCGGTTCTCTGCCGACGTCAGCCACGAGCTCCGCTCGCCGTTGACGACGCTGGTCACCGGGGTGGAGGTGCTGAACCGTCGCCGCGCCGAGCTGCCCGAGCGGTCTCGGCGGGCGCTCGACCTCGTGTCCCGTGAACTCGACCGGTTCACGCGCACGGTGGACGACCTGCTCGAACTGGGGCGCCTGGAGGCCGGTGTCGCCGACCACGAACGCGTGCTCGTCGATGCCGTCGACCTCGTGCGGCAGGTCCTGTCCCGGACCCACCGGGAGAGCACCCTCTTCGTCGCTCCTGCGGAACCGGTCCTCGTCATCGTCGACAAGGAGCAGGTGGCCCGGGCCCTCGTGAACCTGCTCGAGAACGCCGACCGGCACGGCGGTGGATCGACCGGGGTGGGTCTGCAGGTGCGGGGGGCGAGCGCCGTGATCACGGTCGACGACGACGGACCCGGAGTACCCCCGCAGGAGCGGGAACGGATCTTCGAGCGCTTCGCCCGCGCCGGCTCACGCCGCGCCCTGCCCGGTTCGGGCCTGGGTCTGAGCCTGGTCGCCGAGACGGTCCGGGGGCACGGGGGCTCGGTGCGGTGCACCTGCTCCCCCAGCGGTGGCGCCCGGTTCCTCCTGCGGCTGCCTCTGCCCGACGACGGGGTCCGCGCGTGA
- a CDS encoding ClC family H(+)/Cl(-) exchange transporter, whose protein sequence is MHPDRTLRWLRSTFTGWQRPTSHPVDDTGEGAESLVGFALAAACVGALTGLTAATFRLLLTDASDVRERLATRAHDLGVPGAVLVVAGCAAATALAAALVRRVEPHAEGSGIPHVQAVVRGRTEPGRFRVLPVKYVGGLLSIGSGLALGREGPSVQMGSTVAVIVASATRRSRQDLRLLVAAGAAAGLATAFNAPIAGGVFVLEELLKSFHPRATIATLVSSAAGFAVAFPLVHGDPEFAVPPLDDPRLVGAGWVLAVGVLTGVLGVLYNRAVMTGLRLADSSRWPAEARAALVGAAVGGLVWSAPQVVGGGDGLTQDALLGRGSLAAVGCLLLVRFVLGVVSYAAGTPGGLFAPMLVLGSESGLLVGIVGTHLAPGSTPPPAALAVVGMAAFFTSTVHTPVTGLVLATELSGSTNQLFPMLGACAVAMLVAVGLRSRPIYELLTDRAARPSPEAGGRRAQERRQDV, encoded by the coding sequence ATGCATCCCGACCGAACCCTCCGCTGGCTGCGCAGCACCTTCACAGGGTGGCAGCGACCGACCTCGCACCCCGTCGACGACACCGGTGAGGGCGCCGAGAGCCTCGTCGGCTTCGCCCTGGCCGCGGCCTGCGTGGGCGCGCTGACGGGGCTGACGGCCGCCACCTTCCGTCTCCTGCTCACCGACGCCTCCGACGTGCGCGAGCGGCTGGCGACCCGCGCCCACGACCTGGGTGTCCCCGGAGCCGTCCTGGTCGTCGCCGGCTGCGCCGCCGCCACCGCCCTGGCCGCGGCGCTCGTCCGCCGCGTCGAACCGCACGCCGAGGGCAGCGGCATCCCCCACGTCCAGGCCGTCGTGCGTGGGCGCACCGAACCCGGGCGTTTCCGGGTCCTGCCCGTCAAGTACGTGGGAGGCCTGTTGTCGATCGGCAGCGGCCTCGCGCTCGGCCGCGAGGGGCCCTCGGTGCAGATGGGCAGCACCGTCGCCGTGATCGTCGCCTCCGCGACCCGGCGCTCGCGGCAGGACCTGCGCCTGCTCGTGGCGGCCGGTGCCGCCGCCGGCCTGGCCACGGCGTTCAACGCCCCGATCGCCGGCGGGGTGTTCGTGCTGGAGGAACTCCTCAAGTCGTTCCACCCCCGCGCGACGATCGCCACGCTCGTCTCCTCCGCCGCGGGGTTCGCCGTCGCCTTCCCCCTCGTCCACGGCGATCCCGAGTTCGCCGTTCCCCCGCTGGACGATCCCCGACTGGTGGGTGCGGGCTGGGTCCTGGCCGTCGGGGTCCTCACCGGAGTCCTGGGAGTGCTCTACAACCGGGCCGTCATGACCGGGTTGCGCCTCGCGGACTCCAGCCGGTGGCCGGCCGAGGCCCGGGCCGCTCTCGTCGGTGCGGCCGTCGGCGGGCTCGTCTGGTCCGCGCCGCAGGTGGTCGGCGGCGGCGACGGGCTCACCCAGGACGCCCTGCTCGGCCGGGGAAGTCTGGCAGCCGTCGGGTGCCTGCTGCTGGTGCGGTTCGTCCTGGGCGTCGTCTCCTACGCCGCGGGCACTCCCGGCGGGTTGTTCGCGCCCATGCTGGTGCTCGGCTCCGAGAGCGGTCTGCTCGTCGGGATCGTAGGGACCCACCTGGCCCCTGGTTCGACTCCACCGCCCGCAGCGCTGGCGGTGGTCGGCATGGCGGCGTTCTTCACCTCGACCGTCCACACCCCGGTCACCGGCCTCGTCCTGGCGACCGAACTCAGCGGCAGCACCAACCAGCTGTTCCCGATGCTGGGCGCGTGCGCCGTGGCCATGCTCGTCGCGGTCGGTCTGCGCTCACGCCCCATCTACGAACTGCTCACCGATCGAGCGGCGCGACCGTCCCCGGAGGCGGGCGGCCGGAGGGCGCAGGAACGGCGCCAGGACGTGTGA
- a CDS encoding response regulator transcription factor, with the protein MALRLLVLDDDDGIRTSLALAMEDEGYEVSSAATAEEALTLVSSLVEDGQQPDVMVVDLMLGGIDGFSFIRRVRPLSGAPVIVVSARRDKTDVIAALEVGADDYVTKPFDVDELAARLKALRRRFSGTTPTPTTVVLDSGEGGWPPVELDVDGGQVRRGGDLVHLTVTEFRLLCELAAAPGRVLSRGVLLERVWDRGFFGDERIVDVHVRRLRTKVERDPSSPRLVATVRGLGYRLDLR; encoded by the coding sequence GTGGCGCTCCGACTGCTCGTGCTCGACGACGACGACGGGATCCGCACGTCCCTGGCCCTGGCCATGGAGGACGAGGGGTACGAGGTCAGCAGCGCGGCCACCGCCGAGGAGGCGTTGACGCTCGTGTCGTCCCTCGTCGAGGACGGGCAGCAGCCCGACGTGATGGTCGTGGACCTCATGCTGGGCGGCATCGACGGGTTCTCCTTCATCCGCCGGGTGCGCCCCCTCAGCGGAGCTCCGGTGATCGTGGTCTCCGCCCGCCGGGACAAGACCGACGTGATCGCAGCGCTGGAGGTCGGTGCCGACGACTACGTCACCAAGCCGTTCGACGTGGACGAGCTCGCCGCCCGGCTCAAGGCGCTGCGGCGCCGGTTCTCCGGCACCACCCCCACTCCGACGACGGTGGTGCTGGACAGCGGGGAAGGAGGTTGGCCACCGGTCGAGCTCGATGTGGACGGGGGGCAGGTCCGCCGCGGCGGCGACCTCGTGCACCTGACCGTCACCGAGTTCCGGCTGCTGTGCGAACTGGCCGCCGCACCCGGCCGGGTCCTCAGCAGGGGAGTTCTGCTGGAACGGGTGTGGGACCGGGGGTTCTTCGGCGACGAGCGGATCGTGGACGTTCACGTCCGCCGGTTGCGCACCAAGGTCGAACGGGACCCGTCGTCCCCGCGGCTGGTGGCCACGGTCCGCGGTCTGGGGTACCGGCTGGACCTGCGGTGA
- a CDS encoding permease: MHLYDALAAVGDALGATVAMAWHIAWALILGFALSAVVQAVVRRDAVTGLLGDARPRTLATASGLGIASSSCSYAAVALARSLFRKGADFTAAIVFQVASTNLVVEMGILLALLMGWQFTAASYTGGVVMIVVVALLLRVVLRPPLVRAAREQAERGRTGSMEGHAAMDMSVGGEGPWWRRLLSGDGFTSVSHVFVMEWAAVVRDIAIGLLIAGAVSAWVPTGFWQAFFLTGHPVLTQVWGPLVAPVVAVASFVCSVGNIPLAAVLWNGGISFGGMVSFLFADLVIAPVVIIYRKYYGTGAALRLTGVLYLAAVVAGYVVDGLFTLVGLVPDQRHATTAAGGLSEVTWNYTSVLDVAFGVVALVLVARFARTGGRQMLSMMD; encoded by the coding sequence GTGCACCTCTACGACGCGCTCGCCGCGGTCGGTGACGCGCTGGGCGCCACCGTCGCGATGGCCTGGCACATCGCCTGGGCCCTGATCCTCGGCTTCGCCCTGTCCGCGGTCGTCCAGGCCGTCGTGCGCCGCGACGCGGTCACGGGCTTGCTCGGCGACGCCCGCCCCCGCACCCTGGCCACCGCCTCGGGGCTGGGCATCGCGTCCTCGTCGTGCTCCTACGCCGCGGTGGCGCTGGCCCGCTCGCTGTTCCGCAAGGGCGCCGACTTCACCGCCGCGATCGTCTTCCAGGTCGCCTCCACGAACCTCGTCGTGGAGATGGGGATCCTGCTCGCGCTGCTCATGGGCTGGCAGTTCACCGCCGCCTCCTACACCGGCGGTGTCGTCATGATCGTCGTCGTGGCCCTGCTGCTGCGCGTCGTGCTGCGCCCACCGCTGGTCCGGGCGGCCCGCGAGCAGGCCGAACGGGGCCGCACCGGCTCGATGGAGGGCCACGCCGCGATGGACATGAGCGTCGGCGGCGAGGGCCCGTGGTGGCGGCGACTGCTCAGCGGCGACGGATTCACCTCCGTCAGCCACGTCTTCGTCATGGAGTGGGCCGCGGTCGTGCGCGACATCGCCATCGGCCTGCTCATCGCCGGCGCCGTCAGCGCCTGGGTCCCGACCGGCTTCTGGCAGGCGTTCTTCCTCACCGGCCACCCGGTCCTGACCCAGGTGTGGGGCCCGCTCGTCGCCCCGGTCGTCGCGGTCGCCAGCTTCGTCTGCTCGGTGGGCAACATCCCGCTGGCGGCGGTGCTGTGGAACGGCGGCATCAGCTTCGGCGGGATGGTCAGCTTCCTGTTCGCCGACCTGGTCATCGCCCCCGTCGTCATCATCTACCGCAAGTACTACGGCACGGGCGCGGCCCTGCGCCTGACCGGCGTGCTCTACCTGGCCGCCGTGGTCGCCGGGTACGTCGTCGACGGCCTGTTCACCCTGGTCGGCCTGGTCCCGGACCAGCGCCACGCCACCACCGCCGCCGGTGGGCTGTCGGAGGTGACGTGGAACTACACCAGCGTCCTGGACGTCGCGTTCGGCGTCGTGGCCCTGGTGCTGGTGGCCCGCTTCGCACGGACCGGGGGCCGGCAGATGCTGTCGATGATGGACTGA